From a region of the Longimicrobium sp. genome:
- a CDS encoding M48 family metallopeptidase — MLPRVILLLIVLSVIACGIRQLYLALWDFPALWPDELEGAEPELPRDDEELASGAFLHRILTDGFCHEREAWALEQARRVADRLQAGRPPEERLHVEVLWTAEVNAFTAPGRWVYLSRRLMERCMYEDAVAMMVAHEIAHHDLGHLDTASPLVWMARRRLHGPEDEAEADAHGFNLCLAAGYDPWRALHLFDVLEAHALDVGDLSAVFGPENAIDAALADAPEWKVELLRWLHARRTGYLPLRERKAALAEAYEAAVAECV, encoded by the coding sequence ATGCTCCCGCGCGTCATCCTGCTCCTGATTGTCCTATCCGTCATCGCGTGCGGCATCCGGCAGCTGTATCTGGCGCTGTGGGACTTCCCCGCGCTTTGGCCGGACGAGCTGGAAGGCGCCGAGCCCGAGCTCCCGCGCGACGACGAGGAGCTGGCGAGCGGCGCGTTCCTGCACCGCATCCTGACCGACGGGTTCTGCCACGAGCGCGAAGCATGGGCGCTGGAGCAGGCGAGGCGCGTGGCGGACCGGCTTCAGGCAGGGAGACCGCCGGAGGAGCGGTTGCACGTGGAGGTGCTCTGGACGGCGGAGGTCAACGCGTTCACGGCGCCGGGACGGTGGGTGTACCTCTCGCGGCGGCTGATGGAGCGGTGCATGTACGAAGACGCCGTCGCGATGATGGTGGCGCACGAGATCGCCCACCACGACCTGGGACACCTGGACACCGCATCCCCGCTGGTGTGGATGGCGCGGCGGCGCCTGCACGGACCCGAGGACGAGGCGGAGGCGGACGCGCACGGATTCAACCTGTGCCTGGCGGCCGGCTACGATCCGTGGCGCGCCCTTCACCTCTTCGACGTGCTGGAGGCGCACGCACTCGACGTCGGCGATCTATCCGCGGTGTTCGGCCCGGAGAACGCCATCGATGCCGCCCTCGCCGACGCGCCCGAGTGGAAGGTCGAGCTGCTCCGCTGGCTCCACGCGCGCCGCACCGGCTACCTCCCGCTGCGCGAGCGCAAGGCGGCGCTCGCAGAGGCGTACGAGGCCGCCGTTGCGGAGTGCGTCTAA
- a CDS encoding DUF2277 domain-containing protein has protein sequence MCRNIKTLANFEPAATDDEVRAAALQFVRKLSGTTHPSRANEEAFNQAVDEITVSARRLIDSIETKSSPRNREEEARKARLQSARRFGTPA, from the coding sequence ATGTGCCGTAACATCAAGACACTGGCCAACTTCGAGCCGGCCGCGACCGATGATGAAGTGCGCGCCGCTGCGCTCCAGTTCGTCCGCAAGCTGAGCGGGACCACACACCCTTCACGCGCGAACGAAGAGGCGTTCAACCAAGCGGTCGACGAAATCACCGTGAGCGCTCGGCGACTCATCGACTCCATCGAGACGAAGTCCTCGCCGCGGAATCGCGAGGAGGAGGCACGGAAGGCGCGGCTGCAGTCGGCGAGGCGCTTCGGCACCCCTGCCTGA
- a CDS encoding type II toxin-antitoxin system PemK/MazF family toxin: MVEHLPKLPRRGAVYLVNLDPTRGSEIQKTRPCLVVSPDELNEHLRTVIIAPMTTGGRPYPWRVACRFQEQEGRVALDQLRTVDRERLTRYLGKLPAETVTSVLGTLSDLFTG; encoded by the coding sequence GTGGTAGAGCATCTGCCAAAGCTCCCTCGCCGTGGGGCGGTATACCTGGTTAACCTGGATCCCACGCGCGGAAGCGAGATCCAGAAGACCCGGCCGTGCCTTGTTGTCTCGCCAGACGAGTTGAACGAGCACCTTCGGACGGTCATCATTGCTCCGATGACCACTGGTGGGCGGCCGTATCCCTGGCGAGTGGCATGTCGCTTTCAGGAGCAAGAAGGGCGAGTGGCGCTCGATCAACTCCGCACCGTAGATCGAGAACGGCTCACCCGCTATCTAGGCAAGCTCCCGGCGGAGACAGTGACGTCAGTCCTCGGAACGCTCTCGGACCTCTTTACGGGATAG
- a CDS encoding AbrB/MazE/SpoVT family DNA-binding domain-containing protein, whose protein sequence is MKTRIVRVGNSRGVRLPKLLLEQAGLRDEVEIHAEPGRIVIESAARPRAGWADAAREMAAEGEDGLLDEPTPTRFDAEDWTW, encoded by the coding sequence ATGAAAACACGTATTGTTCGGGTTGGCAACTCAAGAGGAGTACGCCTGCCCAAACTCCTGCTTGAGCAGGCTGGCCTCCGTGATGAGGTGGAGATCCATGCCGAACCCGGCCGCATCGTCATCGAGTCGGCGGCACGGCCTCGCGCCGGCTGGGCGGACGCCGCACGTGAGATGGCGGCGGAGGGAGAAGATGGCCTGCTCGACGAGCCTACGCCTACCCGGTTCGATGCCGAGGATTGGACGTGGTAG